The following are encoded in a window of Caldicellulosiruptor danielii genomic DNA:
- the kduI gene encoding 5-dehydro-4-deoxy-D-glucuronate isomerase — MEVRFAMHPSQFKTLTTEQIRKEFLIENLFEYGKINMVYTHVDRVIVGGAVPTVEVLVLEDGKEIGAQYFLERREIGIINIGGKGYVVADGQKFELDKKDGLYVGMSTKKLEFGSDDPSNPAKFYFVSTPAHKQYPTEKIDIKQTEALHLGSLSESNERTIYKYIHPDGVKSCQLVMGMTILEPNNVWNTMPCHLHDRRMEVYFYFDMPEDAFVLHLMGEPQETRHIVVRNEQAVISPSWSIHSGVGTKNYTFIWAMAGENQSYSDVNPVPMKELK; from the coding sequence ATGGAAGTTCGATTTGCAATGCATCCTAGTCAGTTCAAAACTCTTACAACAGAACAGATAAGGAAAGAGTTTTTGATTGAAAACCTCTTTGAATATGGCAAGATAAACATGGTCTACACTCATGTTGACAGGGTGATAGTTGGTGGAGCTGTGCCAACAGTGGAGGTTTTGGTCTTGGAAGATGGAAAAGAGATTGGTGCTCAGTATTTTCTTGAAAGAAGAGAGATTGGGATAATCAACATAGGCGGCAAAGGGTATGTTGTTGCAGATGGACAAAAGTTCGAGCTTGACAAGAAAGATGGGCTTTATGTTGGAATGTCCACCAAAAAGCTTGAATTTGGAAGCGATGACCCTTCAAATCCGGCAAAGTTCTACTTTGTTTCAACACCTGCTCACAAGCAGTATCCAACAGAAAAGATTGATATAAAGCAAACTGAAGCTCTTCATCTTGGTTCGCTTTCTGAGTCAAATGAAAGGACAATCTACAAATACATCCATCCAGACGGGGTAAAAAGTTGTCAGCTTGTAATGGGAATGACAATTTTGGAGCCAAACAATGTATGGAACACGATGCCCTGCCATTTACATGACAGGAGGATGGAAGTTTACTTCTATTTTGACATGCCAGAGGACGCGTTTGTTTTGCACCTGATGGGAGAGCCTCAGGAGACAAGACATATTGTTGTTAGAAATGAACAGGCGGTAATCAGCCCGAGCTGGTCGATACACTCTGGTGTTGGAACTAAAAACTATACATTCATCTGGGCAATGGCTGGTGAAAACCAGTCATATTCTGATGTTAATCCTGTGCCTATGAAGGAATTGAAATAA
- a CDS encoding bifunctional 2-keto-4-hydroxyglutarate aldolase/2-keto-3-deoxy-6-phosphogluconate aldolase, translated as MEKEQVLQRINENGFVVVVRAESKEKALKITEACIKGGASAIEITFTVPGADEIIKYLTSTYKEDEIIIGAGTVLDSETARIAILAGAKFVVSPYLNPEMVKLCNRYRIASMPGAMTIKEVVEALECGADVIKIFPGELFGPKIIKAYKGPIPQARLMPTGGVDLDNVDEWIKAGAFAVGVGSNITKYAKDGDFSKVEEVCRQFVEKIKMAKGKV; from the coding sequence GTGGAAAAAGAACAGGTTCTACAAAGGATAAACGAAAATGGGTTTGTTGTTGTTGTCCGGGCTGAGTCGAAAGAGAAGGCTCTCAAGATTACAGAGGCATGTATAAAAGGTGGTGCCAGTGCAATTGAGATAACCTTTACCGTGCCCGGTGCTGACGAGATAATAAAGTATCTTACAAGCACATACAAAGAGGATGAAATTATAATAGGAGCAGGCACGGTTTTGGATAGCGAAACAGCACGAATTGCAATTTTAGCCGGTGCAAAGTTTGTTGTAAGCCCGTATCTCAATCCTGAAATGGTAAAGCTTTGTAACAGGTACAGAATAGCTTCAATGCCCGGTGCTATGACAATAAAAGAGGTTGTTGAGGCGCTTGAGTGCGGTGCAGATGTTATAAAGATTTTCCCTGGTGAGCTTTTCGGGCCAAAAATTATAAAGGCATACAAAGGACCAATTCCACAGGCAAGGCTTATGCCAACTGGTGGAGTTGACCTTGACAATGTTGATGAGTGGATAAAAGCAGGTGCTTTTGCTGTAGGTGTCGGCAGCAATATAACAAAATATGCAAAGGATGGAGACTTTAGCAAAGTGGAAGAGGTGTGCAGACAGTTTGTTGAAAAAATAAAGATGGCAAAGGGGAAGGTATAG
- a CDS encoding sugar kinase yields MFEVVSFGEIMLRLSPPGYQRILQATSFDINFGGAEANVVVALSNVGVKTTYVTLLPPNPLGDATVNFLRRYGVDTSYIKRKGKRLGIYFLEKGVGQRASTVVYDRANSAINEIQPGDIDWEEILEKTKIFFSTGITAALSQNVLNELKVAFKTAKNAGAKVAFDINYRSKLWNYDRANEVISELMPYVDILITNEEHVRRVLKIDMEEKCFEGIDLTPDGQKVLFERLQTKYQNLSKIVLAARRSISASKNIFFAYTSDENGNIVFSKKREIEVIDRVGTGDAFTAGVLYGILRGLESDQMLEVATYMCALKHTVEGDSLIVTEDEIKQALLQDSSGMMKR; encoded by the coding sequence ATGTTTGAGGTTGTAAGCTTTGGTGAGATAATGTTAAGACTTTCTCCACCAGGTTATCAGAGGATTTTACAGGCGACAAGTTTTGACATCAACTTTGGTGGTGCTGAGGCAAACGTTGTTGTTGCGCTGTCAAACGTTGGGGTAAAGACAACCTATGTTACCCTTCTTCCTCCGAATCCTCTTGGTGATGCTACGGTAAACTTTCTGAGAAGATATGGAGTTGACACAAGCTATATTAAAAGAAAAGGCAAAAGACTTGGAATCTACTTTCTTGAAAAAGGTGTGGGACAGAGAGCATCTACTGTTGTATACGACAGAGCAAACTCTGCTATAAATGAGATACAACCTGGAGATATCGATTGGGAGGAGATTTTGGAAAAAACAAAGATATTTTTCTCAACAGGAATCACTGCTGCTTTATCACAAAATGTGCTAAATGAGCTAAAAGTGGCTTTTAAAACTGCAAAAAATGCGGGGGCAAAAGTAGCGTTTGACATCAATTACAGGTCAAAGCTGTGGAACTATGACAGGGCAAACGAGGTAATCTCAGAGCTTATGCCGTATGTGGACATCCTGATTACCAACGAAGAGCATGTGAGAAGAGTTTTAAAAATTGATATGGAAGAAAAGTGTTTTGAAGGCATTGACCTTACCCCGGATGGTCAAAAGGTTTTGTTTGAAAGACTGCAAACAAAGTACCAAAACTTAAGCAAAATAGTTCTTGCTGCAAGAAGAAGCATCTCTGCTTCTAAAAACATCTTTTTTGCCTATACAAGTGACGAGAATGGCAACATTGTATTTTCAAAAAAGCGCGAGATAGAAGTTATCGATAGGGTTGGGACAGGCGATGCTTTTACTGCAGGTGTACTATATGGCATTTTAAGAGGACTTGAAAGTGATCAGATGCTTGAGGTTGCAACATACATGTGTGCTTTAAAACATACAGTTGAAGGCGATAGTTTGATTGTGACTGAGGATGAAATAAAACAGGCACTTTTACAAGACAGCTCAGGTATGATGAAAAGATAA
- a CDS encoding glycoside hydrolase family 88/105 protein encodes MKRLKELAKKNYSAKMANSVIAKFPELTDKWQYDYGVVFKGMEYVYENTGNEKYFEYIKRNIDFFVNDDGTIKKYSKEEYNIDHINNGKAILFLFRKTSEEKYKKAAQILRDQLRTHPRTTEGGFWHKKIYPHQMWLDGIYMASPFYAEYATLIGQDEADEIYDDVAKQVILCAKHTRDPVTGLHFHGWDERREQRWANKITGCSPNFWGRAMGWFAMAAVDVLDFLPQDHQSRETILAIFKQLIDALVKYQDPETGVWYQVINHIGRNGNYPEASASCMFAYAIAKGIEKGYLDCSYIEFLERAYEGIIYRFVEEDEDGLLNLNGVCMVAGLGGNPYRDGSYEYYISEPIKTNDLKGVGAFIKASAWVERLFM; translated from the coding sequence ATGAAAAGATTAAAAGAGCTTGCCAAAAAGAATTATTCTGCAAAGATGGCAAACAGCGTCATTGCAAAGTTTCCAGAACTTACTGACAAATGGCAGTATGATTATGGTGTTGTATTCAAAGGAATGGAGTATGTATACGAAAATACAGGTAATGAAAAATATTTTGAGTACATCAAAAGAAACATAGACTTTTTTGTAAACGACGATGGAACGATAAAGAAATATTCTAAGGAAGAATATAATATCGACCATATAAATAATGGAAAAGCAATTCTGTTTCTTTTCAGAAAAACAAGTGAAGAAAAATACAAAAAAGCAGCTCAGATTCTTCGCGATCAGTTAAGAACTCATCCGCGTACAACAGAAGGCGGTTTTTGGCACAAAAAAATCTACCCACATCAAATGTGGCTTGATGGTATCTACATGGCATCACCTTTTTATGCTGAGTACGCGACGTTAATAGGTCAGGACGAGGCAGACGAGATCTATGACGATGTTGCAAAGCAGGTTATCTTGTGTGCAAAACATACCAGAGACCCTGTCACAGGTCTTCACTTTCATGGCTGGGATGAAAGAAGAGAGCAAAGATGGGCAAACAAAATAACAGGCTGCTCGCCAAATTTCTGGGGAAGGGCAATGGGCTGGTTTGCAATGGCCGCAGTAGATGTTCTTGACTTTCTGCCACAGGACCATCAATCAAGAGAAACAATTTTGGCTATCTTCAAGCAGCTTATTGACGCTTTAGTGAAGTATCAAGACCCTGAGACAGGTGTTTGGTACCAGGTTATAAACCATATAGGAAGAAATGGAAACTATCCGGAAGCATCAGCTTCGTGCATGTTTGCTTATGCGATTGCAAAAGGAATAGAGAAGGGTTATTTGGACTGCTCGTATATAGAGTTTCTTGAAAGAGCGTACGAAGGTATAATCTACAGGTTTGTTGAAGAGGATGAAGATGGGCTTTTGAATCTCAACGGGGTTTGCATGGTGGCAGGACTTGGTGGAAATCCCTACAGAGATGGGTCGTATGAGTATTACATCAGTGAACCAATAAAGACAAATGACCTCAAAGGTGTTGGGGCATTTATAAAAGCAAGTGCATGGGTTGAAAGACTATTTATGTAA
- the kduD gene encoding 2-dehydro-3-deoxy-D-gluconate 5-dehydrogenase KduD — protein sequence MILEKFKLDGKVAIVTGASTGLGQGMAIALAEAGADIVGVDYVPCTETKQRIESIGRRFLEIQANLMTIEPINMIIEKTIQEFGRLDILVNNAGIIRRCDAIDFTEKDWDDVIAINLKTVFFFCQAAARQFIKQGTGGKIINIASMLSFQGGIRVPSYTASKSGVAGITKALANEWAKYNINVNAIAPGYMATNNTQPLREDPVRSAEILSRIPAGRWGTPEDLQGAVVFLASDASEYVNGCILNVDGGWLAR from the coding sequence ATGATACTTGAAAAATTTAAACTTGATGGCAAGGTTGCCATTGTAACAGGAGCATCAACTGGTTTGGGTCAGGGGATGGCAATTGCTCTGGCAGAAGCTGGCGCTGATATTGTTGGAGTTGACTATGTACCATGCACAGAAACAAAACAGAGAATAGAATCAATTGGAAGAAGGTTTTTAGAAATTCAAGCAAACTTAATGACAATCGAACCAATCAATATGATTATCGAAAAAACAATTCAGGAGTTTGGAAGACTTGATATTTTGGTAAACAATGCAGGAATAATAAGAAGATGTGATGCTATTGACTTTACTGAGAAAGACTGGGACGATGTTATTGCAATTAATCTAAAGACAGTATTTTTCTTCTGCCAAGCTGCCGCAAGACAGTTTATCAAACAAGGGACAGGCGGCAAAATAATAAACATCGCATCCATGCTTTCATTCCAGGGTGGAATTAGAGTTCCATCGTACACAGCAAGCAAGAGCGGTGTTGCAGGTATCACAAAAGCGCTTGCAAATGAGTGGGCAAAGTACAATATAAACGTCAATGCAATCGCACCTGGATACATGGCAACAAACAATACACAGCCGCTCAGAGAAGATCCTGTCAGAAGTGCTGAGATACTATCCAGAATTCCAGCTGGTCGCTGGGGCACACCTGAAGACCTGCAGGGTGCTGTTGTGTTCTTGGCGTCAGATGCGTCTGAGTATGTAAATGGCTGTATCTTGAACGTTGATGGCGGCTGGCTTGCAAGGTAA
- a CDS encoding glycoside hydrolase family 2 TIM barrel-domain containing protein translates to MLDKNYYQNPKIKHINREEPRSSFIPFDNPQKALENEWELSNHFRLLNGKWYFKLFEKPCMVTEDIILADTESCNFDQIIVPSNFQMFGYDIPIYTNTRYPIPVDPPFVPDINPTGVYKREFYISEQDLDKEIFVVFEGVDSAFYVYINGKFAGFSKVSHMMHEFDITRFVQEGRNTITAIVLKYSDGTYLEDQDKWRMSGIFRDVYLLLRPKVFVRDVYLKPTLSDDLKEGYLTAEIEIENRSNSQKEFSIEVQVFFDKTLIKSSNKVSRLSANTQTSLAFEFQIESPRLWSAELPNLYTLIVVLKDTCGDILEIIPQNFGFRKIEIKDGVFYLNNVPIKLKGVNRHDMHPRVGFAVTRKMMQEDITLMKQHNINCVRTSHYPNHPYFLELCDKFGIYVIDEADLETHGFGAVGDWGLLAKDPVWEDAFVERAKMMVKRDKNHPSIIMWSLGNESGYGPNHDKMAQWIRSYDNSRPIHYESARDAEVVDIVSVMYPPVEKLEEEGKKQESRPFFMCEYAHAMGNGPGNLKEYWDVIYKYPRLLGGCVWEWADHGILTKTPDGKQYYAYGGDFGDEPNDGNFCIDGLLFPDRTPSPAMFELKKVYEPVVFELLDKEKGIFKVTNRYDFISLSNIEVEWELLSGGKVVKEGFVDVSDVLPHSSKEVKINEVKEVLESSRKELSITFTAKLKNSMPWVKRGFVITKSQIALKEDTPQDAVQKIEKVNVILSKQNRFEVVNSPDKVEVFADSTLVEFCRWTGDLISLKHNGLDFIKSSPRFNLWRAPTDNDVHIKNEWIKAGFDKLQRRIVNVSFEEHSQYFKAESTAVYGAYSVKPVFEVTTSYKVFKSGIVETNVYAQALRQLPPLPKIGLQFIMPKEFEYVKYYGRGPHENYPDIKQSATVKIYDMAIKDMYVPYIMPQEYGNRCDVRWAFVYNIYGIGLCIKGIPTFNFSAREYTDDVLTKAKHTYELTKADGIVVNVDFKIGGIGSQSCGPGPLEKYLIKDDKFEFCFYMIPVDSNSLDIEKLW, encoded by the coding sequence CCAGATTATTGTCCCAAGTAACTTTCAGATGTTTGGCTATGACATACCAATTTATACAAATACCAGATATCCCATCCCTGTTGACCCACCGTTCGTACCAGATATAAACCCAACAGGTGTCTATAAAAGGGAGTTTTATATTTCCGAGCAGGACTTAGACAAAGAAATATTTGTTGTATTTGAAGGGGTAGACTCAGCATTTTATGTATATATAAATGGTAAGTTTGCCGGCTTTTCTAAGGTCTCTCACATGATGCATGAGTTTGACATCACAAGATTTGTCCAAGAAGGAAGAAATACTATCACAGCTATAGTTTTAAAATATTCAGATGGAACCTACTTAGAAGACCAAGACAAATGGCGAATGAGTGGAATATTCAGAGATGTATATCTTCTTTTGCGACCAAAGGTATTTGTAAGAGATGTGTATTTAAAACCAACTTTGAGTGATGACCTCAAAGAAGGATACTTGACTGCTGAGATTGAAATTGAAAACAGAAGTAATAGCCAAAAAGAATTCAGTATAGAGGTACAAGTTTTCTTTGATAAAACTTTAATCAAAAGCTCAAACAAAGTATCAAGACTTTCTGCAAATACTCAGACTTCTTTAGCTTTTGAATTTCAAATTGAAAGTCCAAGACTATGGAGTGCAGAGCTACCAAATCTTTATACATTAATTGTAGTATTGAAAGATACCTGCGGCGACATTTTGGAAATTATTCCTCAAAACTTTGGATTTAGGAAAATCGAAATAAAAGATGGCGTGTTTTACCTAAATAATGTTCCAATTAAACTCAAAGGTGTCAACAGGCATGACATGCACCCGAGAGTTGGATTTGCAGTGACAAGAAAGATGATGCAAGAGGACATAACATTGATGAAACAGCACAATATAAACTGCGTAAGAACTTCCCACTATCCCAACCATCCTTATTTTTTAGAGCTGTGTGATAAATTTGGAATTTATGTGATTGATGAAGCTGACTTAGAAACGCACGGATTTGGAGCGGTTGGTGACTGGGGACTTTTGGCAAAAGACCCAGTGTGGGAAGATGCGTTTGTAGAAAGAGCAAAGATGATGGTAAAGAGGGACAAAAACCATCCTTCAATCATCATGTGGTCGCTTGGAAATGAATCTGGCTATGGCCCAAATCATGATAAAATGGCACAGTGGATAAGGTCATATGATAATAGCCGGCCTATTCATTATGAAAGTGCCCGTGATGCTGAAGTTGTGGATATTGTAAGTGTCATGTATCCACCAGTAGAAAAACTTGAAGAAGAGGGCAAGAAACAAGAAAGTCGACCATTTTTCATGTGTGAATATGCACACGCAATGGGAAACGGTCCTGGAAACCTCAAAGAGTACTGGGACGTGATATACAAATACCCAAGGCTTTTAGGTGGATGTGTGTGGGAGTGGGCAGACCACGGAATTTTGACAAAGACACCTGATGGGAAACAGTATTATGCCTACGGCGGGGATTTTGGAGATGAGCCAAACGACGGTAACTTCTGTATAGACGGACTTCTTTTCCCTGACAGAACTCCATCGCCAGCTATGTTCGAGCTCAAGAAAGTTTACGAACCAGTTGTTTTTGAGCTTTTAGATAAAGAAAAAGGAATTTTCAAGGTCACAAACAGATATGACTTTATTTCTTTGAGCAACATTGAAGTTGAATGGGAGCTTCTGTCAGGTGGCAAAGTTGTGAAAGAGGGCTTTGTTGATGTGAGCGATGTTCTTCCCCACTCTTCAAAAGAGGTCAAAATCAATGAAGTCAAAGAAGTTTTAGAAAGCAGCAGAAAAGAACTTTCTATTACCTTCACAGCAAAGCTCAAAAACTCAATGCCTTGGGTAAAAAGAGGTTTTGTTATAACAAAATCTCAGATTGCACTCAAAGAAGACACTCCTCAAGATGCCGTGCAAAAAATTGAGAAGGTAAATGTTATTTTATCAAAGCAAAACAGGTTTGAAGTGGTAAATTCTCCTGACAAAGTTGAGGTTTTTGCTGACAGCACTTTAGTAGAGTTTTGCAGATGGACAGGTGATTTGATAAGCCTGAAGCACAACGGCCTTGATTTTATAAAATCCTCGCCAAGGTTCAATCTTTGGAGGGCTCCAACAGACAACGATGTGCACATCAAAAATGAATGGATAAAAGCTGGATTTGACAAGCTTCAAAGAAGAATTGTAAATGTCAGCTTTGAAGAACACAGCCAGTATTTTAAAGCAGAATCAACTGCAGTATATGGCGCATATTCAGTAAAGCCTGTATTTGAAGTGACCACAAGCTACAAGGTTTTCAAATCGGGAATTGTAGAGACAAATGTGTATGCACAAGCTCTCAGACAGCTTCCGCCACTTCCAAAGATAGGACTGCAGTTTATAATGCCAAAAGAGTTTGAGTATGTCAAATATTACGGAAGGGGACCTCATGAAAACTATCCTGATATAAAACAGAGCGCAACTGTAAAAATATATGACATGGCTATAAAAGACATGTACGTTCCATATATAATGCCCCAGGAATATGGAAACAGGTGCGACGTTAGATGGGCTTTTGTATACAATATATACGGAATAGGACTTTGTATTAAAGGCATCCCTACATTTAACTTCAGCGCAAGAGAATATACAGATGATGTGCTCACAAAAGCAAAACACACGTATGAGCTGACAAAAGCAGATGGGATTGTTGTGAATGTGGACTTTAAGATTGGTGGTATTGGAAGCCAGAGCTGTGGCCCTGGTCCGCTTGAAAAATACCTAATCAAAGATGACAAATTTGAATTTTGTTTTTATATGATACCGGTTGACAGCAATAGTTTGGATATTGAAAAGCTGTGGTAA
- a CDS encoding lactate utilization protein — MNQFKVWYNELIAKDIVERLNKKKYNAFYAPTIEDAKNKVLELIPEGSSIALGGSVTIEELGLIEIFRNGPYKLFDRYKSMSAEERIELMRQSLLADVLVTSTNAITKNGELVNVDCSGNRVSAMIFGPRKVIIVAGVNKVVENLDEAFRRLKKIAPMNSKRNNHKTPCTETGYCMDCQIKARMCNYVTIINHGMKFEGRINIVIVPFEMGF; from the coding sequence ATGAATCAATTTAAAGTTTGGTACAACGAGCTCATTGCAAAGGATATTGTCGAGAGGTTGAACAAGAAAAAATACAATGCGTTTTATGCACCGACAATAGAAGATGCAAAAAACAAAGTGTTAGAGCTCATCCCCGAGGGTTCAAGCATTGCCCTCGGGGGTTCTGTTACAATAGAAGAGCTTGGACTGATTGAGATATTCAGAAATGGGCCATATAAGCTTTTTGACAGGTACAAGTCAATGTCTGCAGAAGAGCGAATTGAACTTATGAGACAGTCGCTTTTAGCAGATGTTCTTGTTACAAGCACAAACGCAATCACAAAAAATGGTGAACTTGTAAATGTTGACTGTTCAGGTAATAGAGTATCTGCTATGATTTTTGGACCAAGGAAAGTGATTATTGTGGCTGGTGTCAATAAGGTTGTTGAAAACCTCGACGAGGCATTTAGAAGGCTTAAGAAAATCGCTCCCATGAATTCCAAAAGAAATAATCACAAAACTCCTTGCACAGAAACAGGATATTGTATGGATTGCCAGATAAAAGCAAGGATGTGCAACTATGTAACCATTATAAATCACGGTATGAAATTTGAGGGACGCATAAATATTGTGATTGTTCCGTTTGAGATGGGATTCTAA
- a CDS encoding glycoside hydrolase 43 family protein — translation MQTIADSNAEWNYKNPIIHADYSDPDVIRVGNDYFLVASSFNCVPGLPILHSKDLVHWRIVNYAVKKLPSPEYDTPQIGKGIWAPAIRYHKGRFYVYFSIPDDGIFCCYTDDPFGKWSEMLLVKKAKGWIDPCPFWDDDGRAYLVNAFAKSRIGFNSKLCISRLSEDGLKVLDEGKIVFDGTQTQPTIEGPKLYKRNGYYYIFAPAGGVKHGWQTVLRSKNIYGPYEEKIVMHQGNTAINGPHQGAWVETENGEHWFVHFQDKGPYGRVVHLQPLTWLEDDWCIIGIDQNGDGIGEPVLEYKKPSTSEKGSTFFIECSDHFDKKELSLVWQWHANPKDEWFYIDCERSALRLFAVGNKISQDTINSLFYMPNLLLQKIPAETFVATLKMRTNFSSFQSFAGLIVSGYRYSAIGLMKREDGIWLVQILGEISENVVEKIVEEKKVEAEKIYLRLLMQKGALCRFSFSLDGKNFEEFGVEFIPKEDIWTGSKIGVFCLNMSGNEGTFKDDIAEFDYFIIDKACKGRKMAYEKIKRACQKELFCKDGKQRHCKVSRTY, via the coding sequence ATGCAAACTATAGCTGATAGTAACGCCGAGTGGAATTACAAAAACCCGATAATACACGCAGACTATTCAGACCCGGATGTGATAAGGGTAGGAAATGATTATTTTTTGGTTGCATCAAGTTTCAACTGTGTGCCAGGGTTGCCAATACTTCATTCAAAAGACCTTGTTCATTGGAGAATTGTGAACTATGCAGTGAAAAAGCTTCCTTCTCCAGAATACGATACTCCTCAGATAGGCAAAGGAATCTGGGCGCCTGCAATTAGGTATCACAAAGGACGGTTTTACGTATATTTTAGTATACCAGATGATGGTATATTCTGTTGCTATACAGACGACCCGTTTGGAAAATGGTCTGAGATGCTTTTGGTCAAGAAAGCAAAAGGATGGATAGACCCATGTCCTTTTTGGGATGACGATGGCAGGGCTTATCTTGTGAACGCTTTTGCAAAGAGCAGGATAGGATTTAACAGTAAGCTTTGCATATCAAGGCTTTCAGAGGACGGTTTGAAGGTGCTTGATGAAGGCAAGATTGTCTTTGATGGCACTCAAACTCAACCTACCATAGAAGGGCCAAAGCTCTACAAGAGAAATGGTTATTATTACATATTTGCACCTGCCGGCGGTGTAAAGCATGGCTGGCAAACAGTTTTAAGGTCGAAAAATATTTACGGTCCATATGAAGAAAAGATTGTTATGCACCAGGGAAATACCGCGATAAATGGACCGCATCAAGGGGCATGGGTTGAGACGGAAAACGGCGAGCACTGGTTTGTGCATTTTCAGGACAAAGGACCATATGGAAGAGTTGTTCATTTGCAACCACTTACCTGGCTTGAAGACGATTGGTGCATAATAGGCATTGACCAGAACGGCGATGGTATTGGTGAGCCAGTTTTAGAATATAAAAAGCCGTCGACGTCAGAAAAAGGTAGCACCTTTTTTATTGAATGTTCGGACCATTTTGATAAGAAAGAGCTTTCTCTTGTATGGCAGTGGCATGCAAATCCGAAGGATGAATGGTTTTATATTGATTGTGAGAGAAGTGCATTGAGACTTTTTGCAGTAGGGAATAAAATTAGCCAAGATACAATAAACAGCCTGTTTTATATGCCAAATCTTCTTCTTCAGAAAATACCTGCAGAAACTTTTGTGGCAACTTTAAAAATGAGAACAAATTTTAGCTCATTTCAAAGTTTTGCAGGTTTAATTGTGAGTGGTTATAGATATTCGGCGATTGGACTTATGAAAAGAGAAGATGGTATTTGGCTTGTCCAAATTTTAGGTGAGATTTCTGAAAATGTAGTTGAAAAGATTGTGGAAGAGAAAAAGGTAGAAGCTGAAAAAATCTATTTAAGACTTTTAATGCAGAAGGGCGCGCTGTGCAGGTTTTCTTTCAGCTTGGATGGGAAGAACTTTGAAGAATTTGGTGTCGAGTTTATTCCAAAAGAGGATATATGGACAGGCTCAAAAATTGGAGTGTTTTGTCTCAATATGAGCGGGAATGAAGGAACTTTTAAAGATGATATTGCAGAATTTGACTACTTTATAATAGATAAAGCTTGTAAAGGAAGGAAGATGGCATATGAAAAGATTAAAAGAGCTTGCCAAAAAGAATTATTCTGCAAAGATGGCAAACAGCGTCATTGCAAAGTTTCCAGAACTTACTGA